The Myripristis murdjan chromosome 11, fMyrMur1.1, whole genome shotgun sequence genomic sequence TTTTGTAGGAGTGGGTatcatatttttaatatatatgaAACTCTTCATGTCTTGCCCAGTAATATCATGTATATCATGTATACAAACACTCAAATGACAAACCAGTCACATTGTTGGGGATTTTACTTCTCCTTCTTGTACTGCAGAATGATACAAAGttccgtaaaaaaaaaaaaagtataaaaacataATAGAAGTTATATAAAACAAGTATTTGTTTTCTGCCAACCAGCAGCCATCATTACATACTGTACAAAGTCATATGACAAGACATTATGATGTCTGTGAATTCAATTTTAGCACCATGGTTGAAATCAGTGGATGATTactcatgcatacatacacttgcacacatgcactcacaccaAAGCACACATTGAGAAACACTTGCAGGTGCCAGGAAATTAAAGAGGAAAGGCACaaggcaggaagaggaagtcaGAGGGATTGACTTCCTGTAGTGTCTGGGAAGGCCCTGATGAGCTCAGCTGTTTCAACAGTGTTTGTCTTGTGGGCAAAtgcacaacaaaaatacaaactggTAATATGTTGTCTTTGAATTTTTAAAGCCACAACCATGCTCATGGTTTTAGTGTGAAATTGCACGGTATCAGGTGATGAGACTTTCTATATTGTAAAGCTTTGATCTAATACACTCAGGAcaatagcaaaacaaaacacagcatgtcCAATTTCCAGGCTGGGgtatgcaattttttttccaatatacAGATTGTTCCTTGTCATTGTCCTTGTGGTTTTAGTCAGAGAATCTCTGCATGTCACTGTCTCTGCGGGCAGTGTTGTTGTCAAGGAAACGGTCACACGGAAACTCAATGAGATCCCCCTCCTCTAAAGGTCCAAGTCGTGGTGGACGGCTGCTCTGGTAACTGGTAAAGTCAGCGGAAACTGCAGCAGTTGCCATGGATGGACGAAACGGTCGCCGGGTGGAGTACATGTGCCGCACGTGCACCGCCGACTTCCTCTTCTGCAACCTCCGCTTCAAACTCCGCCCCAGCCAGGCCCCACCAATCACCAGCAGGAGTACAGCATTCCCAGCCAGCGTTGCCACAGTCACCaggtggaggtcagaggtcagccctCCACCTTTGCTGTGACCCTCCAGGAGAGTGACCAATCCGGCACAGTGGTCACGGGGCGCCACATGACACACAGACCCACCCACCACtccctcaacacacaccatGTAAGTGACATCTGAGCTGAGTTCCCGAAGGGTCACAGAGCGAGCTGCGCCACGGGCGTAAACATAACGAGGGAATCGATCTGGTGTTCCAAAACGATCAAACAGAACCCGGTAGTGGACCTCGTCCAGCCCCGGTCCAGGTCCTGGTGTGTAGCGGTGATGCTCCCTGGTGGTCCAGTGGACAGTGACAGTACTGGATGTGATTTGATCTACTGACACATTAGTGATGAAATGGCGGTTAAACACACAGGGGTCTGTGATTACAGGAAGGGTGTCCTCTTGCCCTGCCCTCAGAAGATCAAACTTCTCTCCTGATTGGGCAGGAGAAGCAGTGGTGCGCCCTGTGTTTGGATAATGGGGGTGTTTGTCATGATTGCTAGAGAGACTTGGTGTGGTCACTGTGGAAAAGAGTGGTGGATCTGTTCTAGAAATGGTATTTGACTTTCGTCTACCTTTGGCAAGTTTCCCTGCCGCTTTGGTGGCAGGACGTGACCGACTGACTGATTCTTtctttgctgtctttctctccagaGAAGGAGAGCTTTCTACCACTTCAGGACCCCCTTGATCTCCCTGGATTCCcacctcttcctgtccctctcgtttccttttctctccctctctcatcatGCCCTCCTTGTTTCCCTCTTCTGTCCTGTCTGAGCCTCCTGcttctttctcctccacctctcccctccttctccctcctttcttcacCAGGTCTTGTTCAGTTTTCCATGCTGGCTCCTCCTGCTGCATTGCatctccccttcctctcctctcatgcTCCACTTCCTTCTCCAAGACTTCCCCTCCCCGGCTCTCCTCAGGCCTAGCTTGGTTCCCACATGAGTGGGTCCAATTCCCAAGGGGCTGCAGCTGGGAGCTGTTCACATAGTCCAAATATTTCCCCCTCAGAGTTACTGGGTGATGACACTGCACGAAAACAGTCAACAATTTGCCCTGAGAATGTGCAGAAGTCATCCATTTTTTCAGTTCCTCCAGGCGACAGTCACACGTCCAGTTATTGCCATGGAGATCCAAGTTGTAAAGCACGTTGTTTAGAGCAAAAATGTCACCAGAGAGACTGGTGAGGAAGTTGTTCTTGAGCTTCAGCACCCTCAGATGTTTCAATTGTGTAAAAGCCGCAGAGTCCACATTGGAAATCCGATTGCGACTGAAGTCTAGCTCCTCTAGGCGCTCCAGAGGGTTGAGGAGACCAGCGGGGATTTCCTCCAGCTCATTGCCATCAATCAGTAACTCTCTGAGGCTTGACAATCCCTTCAGAGCCCCACTGTCCAGACGAGAGATTCTGTTGTTGCTGAGGGAGAGTTTGGACAGCTTTTTCAGATTTTGGAAGACATGGTTGCCAATGTATTGAATTTCGt encodes the following:
- the tril gene encoding TLR4 interactor with leucine rich repeats, whose amino-acid sequence is MDTRNFVAVICFFLLSLISSSAATGFCADHCDCQHPQHLLCTNRGLRTVPKAAPQVPEEVLVFSLGGNFIVNISAFDFTRYSNLKRLNLQYNQIQTVHPKAFEKLSKLEELYLGHNQLSTIPAGTLQPLKKLTILYSNNNDIKKITPELLTNLDSLVKLRLDGNAIELLQESVFKSLTNLHYLHLESNQLQHIHRNTFSKLTKLRFLNLAHNKQSALRSVFTFSQLKALTTLLLSENEIQYIGNHVFQNLKKLSKLSLSNNRISRLDSGALKGLSSLRELLIDGNELEEIPAGLLNPLERLEELDFSRNRISNVDSAAFTQLKHLRVLKLKNNFLTSLSGDIFALNNVLYNLDLHGNNWTCDCRLEELKKWMTSAHSQGKLLTVFVQCHHPVTLRGKYLDYVNSSQLQPLGNWTHSCGNQARPEESRGGEVLEKEVEHERRGRGDAMQQEEPAWKTEQDLVKKGGRRRGEVEEKEAGGSDRTEEGNKEGMMREGEKRKREGQEEVGIQGDQGGPEVVESSPSLERKTAKKESVSRSRPATKAAGKLAKGRRKSNTISRTDPPLFSTVTTPSLSSNHDKHPHYPNTGRTTASPAQSGEKFDLLRAGQEDTLPVITDPCVFNRHFITNVSVDQITSSTVTVHWTTREHHRYTPGPGPGLDEVHYRVLFDRFGTPDRFPRYVYARGAARSVTLRELSSDVTYMVCVEGVVGGSVCHVAPRDHCAGLVTLLEGHSKGGGLTSDLHLVTVATLAGNAVLLLVIGGAWLGRSLKRRLQKRKSAVHVRHMYSTRRPFRPSMATAAVSADFTSYQSSRPPRLGPLEEGDLIEFPCDRFLDNNTARRDSDMQRFSD